A window of Armatimonadota bacterium contains these coding sequences:
- a CDS encoding helix-turn-helix domain-containing protein, with protein MNQQHQKLAYTVAEAAKLMSLSRSFLYEAIQAGKLQSFKVGGARRISARQLQDYLEKQERSS; from the coding sequence ATGAACCAGCAACACCAGAAGCTCGCATACACGGTGGCAGAGGCCGCAAAGCTCATGTCACTGTCGCGGAGCTTCCTGTATGAAGCGATTCAGGCAGGAAAGCTCCAGTCATTCAAAGTTGGAGGAGCCAGGCGGATTTCCGCCCGGCAACTTCAGGACTACCTTGAGAAGCAGGAACGAAGTTCTTGA